The following proteins are encoded in a genomic region of Rattus rattus isolate New Zealand chromosome 2, Rrattus_CSIRO_v1, whole genome shotgun sequence:
- the Fbxo17 gene encoding F-box only protein 17 isoform X2 codes for MGAQPSRRRMTEAQHVALAELPPELLLQVLSHVPPRTLVTRCRPVCRAWRDLVDGPSVWLLQLARDRSAEGRALYALAQSCPADRNRHDDFPLCALARFCLRAPLGRNLIYNSCGEQGFRGWEVEHGGNGWAVEKNLTMVPGAPSQTCFVTSFEWCFKRQLVDLVKEGVWQELLDSAQIEIYIADWWGARENCGCIYRLRVRLLDEHENEVVKFSASPNPVLQWTERSCRQVSPDCLLNPGLLQGLSRLH; via the exons ATGGGAGCCCAGCCCTCGCGACGGCGGATGACCGAAGCTCAACACGTGGCTTTGGCCGAGCTGCCCCCGGAGTTGCTGCTGCAGGTGCTGAGCCATGTGCCTCCTCGCACGTTAGTGACCCGCTGCCGGCCGGTGTGCCGCGCCTGGCGCGACCTAGTAGATGGCCCAAGTGTATGGCTGCTGCAACTGGCTCGAGACCGCAGCGCGGAGGGCAGAGCCCTCTACGCCTTGGCCCAGAGCTGCCCCGCCGACCGTAACCGCCACGACGACTTCCCACTCTGTGCTCTGGCCCGCTTCTGCCTGCGAGCGCCGCTTGGCCGCAACCTCATCTACAACTCCTGCGGAGAAC AGGGCTTCAGAGGTTGGGAAGTGGAACATGGCGGGAACGGCTGGGCTGTGGAAAAGAATTTGACGATGGTGCCAGGGGCTCCTTCTCAGACCTGCTTCGTGACTTCTTTTGA GTGGTGCTTCAAGAGGCAGCTTGTAGACCTGGTGAAGGAAGGAGTGTGGCAGGAGCTGCTGGACAGTGCCCAGATTGAGATCTACATAGCTGACTG GTGGGGCGCCCGTGAGAACTGCGGCTGCATCTACAGGCTTCGGGTCCGCCTACTGGATGAACATGAAAACGAAGTGGTCAAGTTCTCTGCCTCACCCAACCCAGTCCTTCAGTGGACTGAGAGGAGCTGCCGACAAGTGAGTCCGGACTGCTTACTCAACCCTGGCCTGCTCCAAG GTCTCTCACGTCTTCACTGA
- the Fbxo17 gene encoding F-box only protein 17 isoform X1 has protein sequence MGAQPSRRRMTEAQHVALAELPPELLLQVLSHVPPRTLVTRCRPVCRAWRDLVDGPSVWLLQLARDRSAEGRALYALAQSCPADRNRHDDFPLCALARFCLRAPLGRNLIYNSCGEQGFRGWEVEHGGNGWAVEKNLTMVPGAPSQTCFVTSFEWCFKRQLVDLVKEGVWQELLDSAQIEIYIADWWGARENCGCIYRLRVRLLDEHENEVVKFSASPNPVLQWTERSCRQVSHVFTDFGKGIRYVSFEQYGRDTRSWVGHYGALVTHSTVRVRIRLS, from the exons ATGGGAGCCCAGCCCTCGCGACGGCGGATGACCGAAGCTCAACACGTGGCTTTGGCCGAGCTGCCCCCGGAGTTGCTGCTGCAGGTGCTGAGCCATGTGCCTCCTCGCACGTTAGTGACCCGCTGCCGGCCGGTGTGCCGCGCCTGGCGCGACCTAGTAGATGGCCCAAGTGTATGGCTGCTGCAACTGGCTCGAGACCGCAGCGCGGAGGGCAGAGCCCTCTACGCCTTGGCCCAGAGCTGCCCCGCCGACCGTAACCGCCACGACGACTTCCCACTCTGTGCTCTGGCCCGCTTCTGCCTGCGAGCGCCGCTTGGCCGCAACCTCATCTACAACTCCTGCGGAGAAC AGGGCTTCAGAGGTTGGGAAGTGGAACATGGCGGGAACGGCTGGGCTGTGGAAAAGAATTTGACGATGGTGCCAGGGGCTCCTTCTCAGACCTGCTTCGTGACTTCTTTTGA GTGGTGCTTCAAGAGGCAGCTTGTAGACCTGGTGAAGGAAGGAGTGTGGCAGGAGCTGCTGGACAGTGCCCAGATTGAGATCTACATAGCTGACTG GTGGGGCGCCCGTGAGAACTGCGGCTGCATCTACAGGCTTCGGGTCCGCCTACTGGATGAACATGAAAACGAAGTGGTCAAGTTCTCTGCCTCACCCAACCCAGTCCTTCAGTGGACTGAGAGGAGCTGCCGACAA GTCTCTCACGTCTTCACTGACTTTGGCAAGGGCATCCGCTATGTGTCCTTTGAGCAGTATGGAAGAGACACTCGTTCCTGGGTGGGACACTATGGTGCCCTCGTGACCCACTCCACTGTGCGGGTCAGGATCCGTCTGTCCTAG
- the Mrps12 gene encoding 28S ribosomal protein S12, mitochondrial isoform X1, producing the protein MCTTLLVWDAACGEMSWPGLLHGLTTSLSRGLALAPQLWATRSMATLNQMHRLGRPKEPPKRLGPTEGRPQLKGVVLRTFIRKPKKPNSANRKCCRVRLSTGKEAVCFIPGEGHTLQEHHVVLVEGGRTQDLPGVKLKVVRGKYDCGHVQKKK; encoded by the exons ATGTGTACGACCCTGCTAGTTTG GGACGCAGCCTGCGGCGAGATGTCCTGGCCCGGGCTTCTCCATGGCCTCACCACGTCCCTCAGTCGTG GCCTAGCCCTAGCTCCCCAGCTCTGGGCCACCCGTTCCATGGCCACCCTGAACCAGATGCACCGCTTAGGCCGCCCGAAGGAACCCCCTAAGCGTCTGGGCCCCACGGAGGGCCGGCCCCAGCTGAAGGGCGTGGTGTTGCGCACATTTATCAGGAAGCCGAAGAAGCCCAACTCCGCCAACCGGAAGTGCTGCCGGGTGCGCCTCAGCACTGGGAAAGAGGCTGTCTGCTTCATCCCCGGCGAGGGCCACACCCTGCAGGAGCACCACGTGGTCCTCGTGGAGGGTGGTCGCACCCAGGACCTGCCTGGGGTTAAACTCAAAGTTGTGAGGGGCAAGTATGACTGCGGCCACGTGCAGAAGAAGAAATGA
- the Mrps12 gene encoding 28S ribosomal protein S12, mitochondrial isoform X2 encodes MSWPGLLHGLTTSLSRGLALAPQLWATRSMATLNQMHRLGRPKEPPKRLGPTEGRPQLKGVVLRTFIRKPKKPNSANRKCCRVRLSTGKEAVCFIPGEGHTLQEHHVVLVEGGRTQDLPGVKLKVVRGKYDCGHVQKKK; translated from the exons ATGTCCTGGCCCGGGCTTCTCCATGGCCTCACCACGTCCCTCAGTCGTG GCCTAGCCCTAGCTCCCCAGCTCTGGGCCACCCGTTCCATGGCCACCCTGAACCAGATGCACCGCTTAGGCCGCCCGAAGGAACCCCCTAAGCGTCTGGGCCCCACGGAGGGCCGGCCCCAGCTGAAGGGCGTGGTGTTGCGCACATTTATCAGGAAGCCGAAGAAGCCCAACTCCGCCAACCGGAAGTGCTGCCGGGTGCGCCTCAGCACTGGGAAAGAGGCTGTCTGCTTCATCCCCGGCGAGGGCCACACCCTGCAGGAGCACCACGTGGTCCTCGTGGAGGGTGGTCGCACCCAGGACCTGCCTGGGGTTAAACTCAAAGTTGTGAGGGGCAAGTATGACTGCGGCCACGTGCAGAAGAAGAAATGA